The following nucleotide sequence is from Anopheles stephensi strain Indian chromosome 3, UCI_ANSTEP_V1.0, whole genome shotgun sequence.
tatattaGTAATCACAatacgttttttcttcttctatcctctcgctctctctctctattctctCACTTGCTTTCCCACCTTTTGCTTTAGACACGTTTAGCCCACAAAAAGAAAGCAGTTGAATGTGTTGGTTACACACTAGCAACTATGCCATTTCGATTGCGAACTAGCAAATCAACTAACTTGCCCGTCCTATTTCGATAAGTACATTGAATGAATCGATCAACTTTCTTCTTCCCGGAAACATACAGATGGGtgtgctactactactgctaccactactactgcacACACCATACTATTGCTTCAAGATTCCGGCTCGATTTGTGCAGTACTGTGTGGCTACATTATGCTATTCACTACCGCTTGCTGCTCCGTAAAATATTACTATCTGCTGTCACTATCTGCGGCGTACGGCCCGGGGCACgcggacagacagacagacacgcACTACAAATAAAGCTTCATAAGCCGTAACGTGATCGGATTTATTTCGCATTTGTTTGAGGTTAATAGTAAGTGTGAAGCTGCATTACTAATAGTAGTTATTATGGTAGAAGGTTGTTGTTAGTAGCCGATCGGTATTGCGCTTCCCCGGATCGTGATCGTGCGGATAGATTTGGGCTAGATGTAATAACTGTTATTTTGTCTACAGATTTTGATAAATCAACGCTTTCGCTTTTTGCTAACCGGGTAACGACCATTCTTGCTAGCGTGTGAACTGTACCGAGAGATATTTCTTGCTCTTATTTAGCTATTGCAATAAGgaaaaaactgcaaaaaaGGATCCAAATATGAGGAAAGGACAATAGAAAATGGCCCCATGAGTGCATGTTTAAGATCCGAATGGAGAAATTAGAAGGAAAATCAAAAATTGTAACAGTTTTACAAGTGAGACAACAAAAGCAAATAGTCTGTTTGCCCCACATCTTTCCTAGTCAAACACGGTAAGATTGAAATGCATGAACGAATAGTGTAAAAAACGGGGGAAGGAATATCTTTTGCTGGAATGAAACTGAGAAAACGACTGAATGAACTGGAATGAAACTCTACTTGTTTTTCTGCTAATAGaggaagaaattaaaaaggaaaaacgagaATCGTACTGTAAAATGCTGCTCATGAGAATGTTTCGTTCACGTAACTCGTACGGTTTAAGTACTGTGTAACAACAGTCGCTGGCGCTGCTCTCAACGTAAGTAGAAATGAGTCCCAGTTTAACGCGGTTTGTCTTAAACAATAAATCGCAACATTCGTCGAGGATGGGGACAGGTCCTACTTTAGGTTTGTTTGAGCCCCATCGACGTAGTGCGTATAACAATCAAGTAGTTCCGATACAATTAGCTACCATTCAACGATTACCTCTCCccacgaaagaaaaaaaaaaggaaacagaaTCCCCCCCACTTTCCCGAAAGCACCAAAAAGAAATCTGGGAGCGTACATGTGCGCTTTTCGATTTCGATACGATAACGGAGCCGCCACACGCCGCGCTTACAGATGGACCTGGAACGTTTGGGCCGGAGGTTTGGGTGGTGAGATGAATGGGTTCGTGCTGTGTATTTCCGGCTTTGCTACGTCGGCCACCCATTCGGCATCGAACGGATCCGCCGCGTTCAGCGACTTGGCCCGGTTGTGCAGTGAAGGCGCGCGGCGTGGTGATGGGGAAACATTCTTCACGATCTGCCCTAGCCACTGTTCCGGGTTGGGCAGCGGGGAAGCCGTTTCGATTGGGACAACTACACTGGAGGTGGCCATGCTgctagcagaagaagaagcactcGCCGCCGCTATCGTATCCACCGCCGCCGTTCCCGGAAATCCGCCACTGGCAGGAATCGTGGATGCGGTAGTATTGCTGGCGATGGCGCTACTTCCGGTACTGCTGATactgtgtgtggtgttgttgcttGCACTGCTACCCAAGGCGGATAGATCCAgcgtttgctgcttgttgaGTGGGGAGATGGATCGCGGCGGGATCGTGGGCACGACCGATAGGGTCGGTAATGCCGATGGGACGACGTCACTCGGCCCGTTTCGGGCAAGCATCATACCCGGAACGTATTTGCTGACGACCGCCGCGGACGTTACCGAGGATGATGCCAGCGTGCCAGTGGTAGTGATGCTTGCAGTAGTGGTAGCAGCCGTAGCGGCCGATTTAAGATGCAGCTCTTTGTTGAGATAAAAATCGTCCGCATCGTTTTTGGTAAGCAGCGACAAGCCCTGGCTCAGCTCCTGGCACAGCTGGCTGACCGTGTCCGTTGGCTGCGGGGACACTTCTGGAATGGGCGAAACAGTCGTGCGCTGTGGGGTGCCCGGCTCGAGGAAGGCTCGCTGCCGCTCCGCGTTGGACGGAAGATCATTTATTCGCAGCGACATCTGCCGCTTGAACGGGGACGCCGAACCGATCTGCGTGAAGCCACGGAAGCTGCCCTGACGTTCCAGCATCGAGGGTGTCGCGTGTGGTCGCTCAATCGCGAACGGATTGTACGGTTTCGCGGCATTGTTGTTCTGCTGCGGTGCCACTACCGCCGTATCGGCTGCACCGGCCGCCAACCGTTCCGTCATCGTTTGCTGCCTAAACGACCCGGTACGGGTGAAGGTGGAGTTCTTCATGTCGAACGTCATCGTCACGCCACACTCCTTATCACGTCGCTGCTTGCGCTCCAAGCAGACGGCGAACGCGCAGCCCACCGCATGAGACAACCGTTCGCCCGAATCTTTCGTGGCCAAAAACCCGTGACACATCCAGCGGCGCGTCGTACCATCGCGGCAGATGTAGCTGAAGCCTCGCTCATGATTACGATCCGGCGCACAGAACGAGACCTTTTCGATAGTTTGATCCACGATCAACCCCTTTGTGTCGTCCTCAACTACGCGAAGCCCATCGCCGCTAACATGCAGCTGGGCCCGTATTGCACGTCGCCTCGAGttctaaaacaaaaccaaacggaAACGATCATTTATAAAATACGCAGTCGCTTAAGCGCCTAAGCGCAGGTTTCGGTATCGCAAAACTTACTCGTAACACCTTTAACGCCTCCTCGCACACCTGCATCCCACGAGATTCGAATACTTCAACGCATCCCAAGTACTTCACCGCAAATGTGCACGTTGCCGAGCGTACTGCCTGCTCGTCCGATTGCCACTGGTGGGGCTTGGCCGCCTCCGGAACACGGTCCTTGCGTCGGCGAAACGAATCGCGGAATGATTTGCGCAATCGATCCATTTTCTTTGGTGATCGTTTACTCTGTCGGAATGAGGCTGACTTCTGCAAATGCATTATTGGGGGTAAAAGCAATCCAGAGAAGGAATTAATATAGTTTATACACTTTCATACAACTAGAGTATTATACTACTTTTACGAATGGATACACCGCCGCAACTACCTTTTATAATTGAGTTCGAATGTTATACTAACCGTATTTTTGACATCTCCATACGTTCCACGGGTAAACCCGCGTTCCAGCGGTTCGTGCGATGAATTGGAATTACCCATTTTGTCGGCAGTTCTGCCCGGTTAAAAACTGCTAGTTTGGTGATCCTTTTTATATCGCCTTTTTTGTCTTATTGAAATGTTCAACTACTGGTTTGAGGTAGAAATGTAGTTGCCTTCCTCACTGATCTGATCTGATCTGATGCTGCTTATTTATCACATCTATCAAAGTACGTTAAGCACTTGTTCTAAAGCAGAAACGACTTAGCCATTCGCACTGGACAAAAAGCGGTACCGGGATCTTTTTGCAAGTATGAcagaaacatacacacacggcacGCGGATTATTTAAAGCCAGTCGCGCGTTGAAACAGCTCGTCTCTGTTTGGAGCTTTACGTTAGAATATGCACCGTCGCCTAAGATTAGACCGGAACAAGGGTGCTGCTATGCGTGAAGATATGGCTCTGGTCACATAACCACATGTGAGTCATAGGCACCGACCGATGATCGCTGGGTATTGTTACAAGTGCAGAAGGTTTCACTGTAAAAGAAATATCAGTTGAAATGCTGTCGATGTGAACTTGCAGAAGCGGAACAATTCATGTCAGTTGAGGGAGAACCGTTTCAGCAGCACATGCATCATGTTTTAATAAAACCACAGTAATTAAATCGATCACACCCGCCCGCTGACTAATCACAGCATGACAACGCGCTACAAGACAGAAGAGAAGAAGCACCTAACACATCCAAGATAGCGATGAAACTTCGGTGGATCTACCAACATTTGCCTGTGCAAAGACCCCATATCACAGTAACCTATGCGTTATCCGTTATCCGATCGAAAAGCTAGATGTTTTAAGCACTGTTCGGCGGCCAATGAGCACATTGAAGTGATTCATTGGAGGCATTCTTTTTAGTAGAAGCATTTGGCTGCATCTTTCTAGTCTCTCCGTATTACGAAAGAGTAATCAATAATGTTTCTAGCTTGACGAAGGTACAGATGTACAAAAATCGTCATTTCTTATTTCCAAATCCAATCAAGCCACGAAAATGGCTGTTTAATGTGAGAAAATTAACTTGTAATCCACTTTCACTACACTTAACGCACCAAAAAACACTGGAAGAGTGATGTATACTGCTGCCTACACTTCAAATCACCCCTAAAATGCAGCGAGCGCAGCGCATTCGTTTATGGACGCTTATTTATTACcgaaaaacactttcaaatGAATTGTTACCATTCTGTCACAAGTTCAACTAGGCAGAAAGTGCATTTGCCGCTTCCTGGATGATTTTTTCTAGCCAAACAAAACACTACCCCTGGCTCCCTGGCTTCAAACGTTTCCATGcgaccctttttttcgctgcaCACTGATCACACATATTTAAAAACTTCAATCCATATCCCTCTCGCTAGGCTGGCTGGCTACCAcctagtttttttgttgtcttttcTTTCGGTAAGCTTGCCACTTACTTGTTCCCGCGATATGTACGCGCGACCCTGACACCGTCTTGACGACGTCAGACCTGCTGTGTCTGCTGCTGCAGAGATATGCACTATGGCTCTGGAGGAGAGTTGCTGACTGCCGTTCAAAAAAAACGCCCAACCGGTTAGCTGCTTTGGGTGCGTTCGATATGaaacttacacacacacaagcaaacacGCGGGAACGGTTCGATAATGACGTCGCGCAGCTTAACCGTGTGCTCGCGTCCCATACCAACGCTGCTCACGGAACCAAAGCGATTCAGAGTACGCGAGACCAAACAACAAAGTGACCACCAAATGCAGCAGCTTATCGTGTAATAATCGAACACACAGTGACATTTTTTTaagctccctctctctctctctcgcattcGATTTGGGACCAGTCGTTCTACAGTGTGGGTGATCGCATAACGTGTGTTACAGCTCAGCTTTGCTATGGTAACGGTAATAGCAGGCGCCTGTTTTGCACCAATACACCGGTACGAGACCAGCCAAAGCTTACCTGACGGACGGACGCCAGCCACCACACACGTTCGATATCTAAATATGCGTCTAGCCTCGTCGCTTGAGGAATCGCTCTTCTAATCCACCTAAGGGGGGCTATAAATCTTTTACTTACAAGCTCAGAAATGAGTTCTTATTCCACCATTAGCTTCGATTCATATTGGAAGAGCATTAGCTTTGATTTCTTTTCCATGCTCTACGCAGGAACGCATTAAGTTGGACGTCTACATGAGCACCAAGAAGGTACGAAAGTGTCACCACTAAAACATGTGTATATTTTACCAAATTTGTAAGAAAAAGTAAATTGGCTTGTAAGTGTAGCAAAAATCGATCCAATTATTCTACACACGGAACTTTAACTAATCATGACCGCCGATTGCTTTGCTCCCGGTAGTAAGACTCGCACCAATGGCTATATATTACACAGATAATTTCTGTCTCCGTGGTTCCTCGCCATTTCTGGCACATCGCTTTGTCGCGATCACTTATGTAATAATAGATCCGCAGGCCTTGGGTTCCAGGTATCATTAGTACCTTGGACGGGCCCGGAGTGGCGGAGTGCAACCAAATCATTCTAATATGCAAACCACCCGGATGGACGGACAGAAGCAGTTACGGTTCGAGACCTTAGAAAAGAAACGCGAAACCAAATTACAAGCTTTCCTAGGGACGTCCTTAATGTCCTTGTGGCTTTTGTTTATCGATGGCGCGAAAATGTGGGACGAATATAACCTTTCGGTAGGTCACTATGCGTCATTCAACTCTGTATCGGTCGGCAGTTTGCCCTGAATACAAAAAATACACCTTATCGGAATGTAGTTCGGTTCGGCAACACAAATTCACACGCTTCTTTCACTTCTTTACAGGAATCGAAAGAACCATTATTAGACGGCAATAATGAATGCGGTGGtgcacagccagccagcccgccCCTCTATTTTATGGTTACACATCGGTTCGGGTATAACTGtgtggcggcggcagcagcagcagtggcagagTATTGCGATTCACCGCACATTTGAAATTCCCAGGGTTTCCCCTGCGCCGGTTAGAATATTTCAACATCGCATGCGGCACAAAACACAGGTCAGTTGACCCACCACGAACCAATGTGAGCACAACACTCTCTGCATTAGGGCCGCACTCACTAATGCAATGCAATGTTCCCTTCTTCTTGTTCGGAGTGCGGAGCTCACATGTCGATAGCTGACGCACTCCTTCAATGCACACCAGCCAATCGAAAGTTAACAAACCGGTAGAATATCGTGCAAATCAAGCCATGGCAACGGGTTACCACCAAGCCTGTGTGTAAACCTTTTAACCGATTACTGAACAGCGCGCTAGGGATGGATGTGATTACCTGAATCGGTTTATCGGGGTAGTACGGATTTTTGAAGCTTATAGGACAAAACGATCAGTCGAACGAGAGATTGAAAGAGATCGCCAGCTGCATGCTGCGTAACTGAGCGTTAGTCACCATAATCAGTGAGCATGAATTCGAACAGACTTGTTGAATGCGTGTCTGCTCGTTTGCACCAGTGTCCAACAGATTAGTTGGACCTGCTGTATCACAGTAAAAGCTTTGCCTTATTGCTAGAAGACGCCCCCAAAACGGTTCAAAATcagcgttttttgtttaattcctTGAGAACTTCCACTCACTTTCTTCTTCACGCAAactgccagccagccatgtTCGAAGGGCCTCCGTCGCCTCGTCCACATAGGGTAAATAACAATAGACTACATGGCAACGAATTCGGGAACAATGGTTATCAACAGCCCCAGCTCAAGACGGTTGAAACGGCTTGTGGTGGTTCACCTCTCGAATTCGCATTCGAATGCCCAAGAATTCCCACCGGAGTCTTTCCCCCCCTCCAATGCTGCACGCTTACACCTCTTTAGCGTTCGCCTCGGcttaatcacacacacacacacacacggcccaAAATGAGGCGGCTGCAATAGAGAAGATCTTCAACCATCTCCGGGAAGGGATGTTGTTGGTGACTTAGAACTTTCCCCTTCCAACTACCGGTGGCACATTTTGTGCGGAACTCTTCGCTCCTTTTTACTTCCCTTACCCGAACAACTAACGACTCTGGGTTTCAGCCCTTGCCAACCAAATCCAAACCCAAAACTAGCAAATTCCTTCGTTACGCTCTCTTTTCCCCGTGATCGTGTCTTCGCCGTTTCTTGTGACCTTCGTTGTCGTCTGCTACGGGGCTTCCACCACGCCGGAGGTGTATAtcaaggaaatgaaaaattccAAAACCAAGCGACTGGGAAgggaacgttttttttttttgctaatttaTGCTTGGGAAAATTTCACACCAACCGTTTTTCCCTCCGCActagctcgctcgctcgtcaCTCTACAGTAGGGTCGTCGCCGCCGGTCGGTCTTCGGGTTGGCATTTTCCAAACCAAATAAGCTCGGACCGGGCGCGCTTTTAATCAAACTGTACTATTGATAATCCCTTCCCCGTTTTCTCGGTTGCTCAGTGGGAAAGGCTGGGAATTATTCAATCCTGgtggcaaaaagaaaagaaaaggaaatccaTTGTTGCAGCTCATCCGTGAGGAGAGTACTGGTGCCTCTTTCCTCGAATGGGAAACCCCCTAGATGGATGGACAGTGGCTGAGAGTGGatgttaataaatattttgctGGTGCTTTTGCTTGGTCTTGTTGTTCGAACGATGTGAACATTCTTTGTCCACCAACGGGACAAATTATGGCTGATCGTATGAAGCACGATCCAGCCTCAAGCGAATCGTGAGAAAGTGAATATAAACGCCTCAATGCTTTGCCTTCCTTTCCTTTGGAAACGGCCacgaaaaaatcaatatacAAATTAAGCTACGCTTGTTCctattatttataaataatttctcAAAAAATCGGGAGCTTGTAAAATTATCAAATTCCCTCGTGCAAGCTGTCATTGACCTCGCTCTGGGCTGTCACTCGCGGCATGGacactttttttcccctgtgtGTTGGTCGGTCGATTGACAAAAGCTACCCCATTGCCGGAAAGAGGACGATTATGACCAACGTTCTGCTTAGCGAACCGGAACCGTTGATCCCACAACAACAGTGCCGGGAAGTACCGgtaaagtgtatgtgtgtgtgtgtgtgagtgtgagtctCTGCAGAAAACATACGCGCGGACGTCACTGTCACACTCTCGCTCTGCAGATGGTGTGGTGGGAAAATACTACACCGTACTTCCTTTCCCCCTCGTCCCTGATGCCTGCTGTGTCTGCCTGCTCCTCTGATGCGTGCCTGATGACACTCCACACTTATAATAGGACCCCGTAATCGGTGCAATATTGGAACATGAGAGGAGCGACAAACAGCAGGAGCAGGGTGGCGGCCACCTAGCAGAACGTTGGTCGCTCGCCATGCTTCTTCGAGCATGCGGCCGGTAATTTGTGTGTTCTTAATTTTAAAGTACTTTTTTTTAGGGAAACCTCAACCGACTGTATTGGTTACAGTTCCTGGGCGAACGATACTGTTCCAGGTCCCAAGTTCCAACCCTTAATGTCGTATGATTTCTTGAAACAACCGTAGCACCTTCAGCCGAGAAGTTGcaatgattttaatttaaaaactttaaTCCCGACTCTCTCCTAACCCTACCCCTAGCCCTAAACAATCCTTGCCCAGCGTGGAAACGGAATTTGCAATGTGCGCTAGCACACGTTTTGCTCATCGCCGCTAAATAACCATATTAAATCATGCACGTGTCGGTGTCGCAAGAGAATATCCGGCTTAGCTTcgttggcggcggcggcggcggcaagGAGGAAGATGTACACGCGCCGTGACTCCGATTGGACCCAGCAACGTCCGGAAGACTGCACGACCAGCTTCCGGACTGAGGAACCGGAGAGCTCTTCCACCAACTACGGAACAATAATACGTGGAAACTAATATTTCCCGAGCTCGACGCAGCATATTGCTTCGTGGATGTACCTCCGGGAGAGTACGTGGTCTCTAGGTCTTGGAATGGCATTTTATTATAAGCCAAAAGAGGGCCGACGTTTCGCGAGAAAATAGTCTGTGGCGCACACGGCATCCCTTCCCACCAGAATGAATGCTCACCACCCAATCAGCCCAACCAGCAGCCACTAGCTGAGAACGCATAATTTTCACACATTTCCTGCTTCTAACGAACGCCGTCAGCCGATTTCCATATCGGTCTCGCTGCTCGTTGGCAATCTAATCACGACTCGTTAGAACCGTAGCGAGCGACAAAAGAGGCTGCGTGGAAAATAGGGACgctctttcttgtttttccagGCCCATTTTTCCCACCTTCACGAAGGTTTGGTTCCGTGCTTTTTTAATGTGTCAATCctaaaaaaggaaattaaaacaCTTCCGCAACCAACACTCAACGAAGAGGTGCCCACCTAACCTTCTTCAAGTGGCACGGCCCAGCCCTTCCCTTCAaatgttttttccccttacACACTACTCAAACAGTAGTTTGGAACAAATTCGTGCGACAGATCCACTAACACACCAAACTGTTTCATAAATTACGAACGAATTAATATCCGTCATCTGAACGATCAATGAGAGAGCGCAGCAAAGCGAGGGAAGGAAACCCGAATTTTtactgggtggaaaatttagtTGCCGTATAAAATGCACTGCTGCAGCATCTTTTCgatcgggggaaaaaacagatggtgtgtgtgcggcATTCGCATTTCCATCCAGGAAAATAGGAAACGAAAGAGCGTTCGATCGAACGAGGGCTGGATGGATGCAGTTTTCCATcgttaaacaaaataaataagcgTGGGAACTGCGTATGGTAAAAGCGCGCgggggttggttggttgaacAGGCATCGGGAAACTGCCCTGCAAcaatccagccagccagccagcctgccaGTATCGGAGTCCATCACGCTTTATTTCATGGACCAGCTAATTATTGTAATTGAATAAATGTGCGTGAGATGGGTGAAAATGAGAAagtaataaagaaaaacccacAGAATCAAACGTGGTTGAGCGTTGATCAGCGTTGCGGCCGTAAGTGAGTGTTGGTTTAAGCATGTACATTCTACGTGTGTACCTTCATTAATCACTTTCAGAAGTTTTATAGATGTAAAGGATAATGGTAATGACATTCGAAGGTTTTACATTATATATTTACACTTCTTTTGTCTTGAAGTAGCAATAATGATTATCAAGAAGGAAAAAGGTTGACCTTAATATCTCGCCACTTGTGGATCCGTAGATTTAAATTCGATATgtgtcctcctcctcctccggcaTCGTCTTAACAACAAATGAAGCAGAATAGACATTTACTGCATTTCTTCCCACGCGACCCC
It contains:
- the LOC118511095 gene encoding protein numb isoform X1, with the protein product MGNSNSSHEPLERGFTRGTYGDVKNTKSASFRQSKRSPKKMDRLRKSFRDSFRRRKDRVPEAAKPHQWQSDEQAVRSATCTFAVKYLGCVEVFESRGMQVCEEALKVLRNSRRRAIRAQLHVSGDGLRVVEDDTKGLIVDQTIEKVSFCAPDRNHERGFSYICRDGTTRRWMCHGFLATKDSGERLSHAVGCAFAVCLERKQRRDKECGVTMTFDMKNSTFTRTGSFRQQTMTERLAAGAADTAVVAPQQNNNAAKPYNPFAIERPHATPSMLERQGSFRGFTQIGSASPFKRQMSLRINDLPSNAERQRAFLEPGTPQRTTVSPIPEVSPQPTDTVSQLCQELSQGLSLLTKNDADDFYLNKELHLKSAATAATTTASITTTGTLASSSVTSAAVVSKYVPGMMLARNGPSDVVPSALPTLSVVPTIPPRSISPLNKQQTLDLSALGSSASNNTTHSISSTGSSAIASNTTASTIPASGGFPGTAAVDTIAAASASSSASSMATSSVVVPIETASPLPNPEQWLGQIVKNVSPSPRRAPSLHNRAKSLNAADPFDAEWVADVAKPEIHSTNPFISPPKPPAQTFQVHL
- the LOC118511095 gene encoding protein numb isoform X2, encoding MDRLRKSFRDSFRRRKDRVPEAAKPHQWQSDEQAVRSATCTFAVKYLGCVEVFESRGMQVCEEALKVLRNSRRRAIRAQLHVSGDGLRVVEDDTKGLIVDQTIEKVSFCAPDRNHERGFSYICRDGTTRRWMCHGFLATKDSGERLSHAVGCAFAVCLERKQRRDKECGVTMTFDMKNSTFTRTGSFRQQTMTERLAAGAADTAVVAPQQNNNAAKPYNPFAIERPHATPSMLERQGSFRGFTQIGSASPFKRQMSLRINDLPSNAERQRAFLEPGTPQRTTVSPIPEVSPQPTDTVSQLCQELSQGLSLLTKNDADDFYLNKELHLKSAATAATTTASITTTGTLASSSVTSAAVVSKYVPGMMLARNGPSDVVPSALPTLSVVPTIPPRSISPLNKQQTLDLSALGSSASNNTTHSISSTGSSAIASNTTASTIPASGGFPGTAAVDTIAAASASSSASSMATSSVVVPIETASPLPNPEQWLGQIVKNVSPSPRRAPSLHNRAKSLNAADPFDAEWVADVAKPEIHSTNPFISPPKPPAQTFQVHL